From the Daucus carota subsp. sativus chromosome 8, DH1 v3.0, whole genome shotgun sequence genome, one window contains:
- the LOC108199333 gene encoding pentatricopeptide repeat-containing protein At1g26460, mitochondrial isoform X1 has product MAMNIIFNRSRPLLLRTLKPIFSKPISTSPFLSQQPQPLSPDPPTPAPSSQTSSATWTHPPGSTHSLVPLDFLQTHVVKLERIAESLDLESIKELFADWMTLQKWHDMKKVFEHWSSCYDKNGKLNKPDVGLYNHYLKANLMLKASPSQLLELVSGMESLGNLILKTMYLYKEVDTAVQLLDRMIESEKETDKGSEQDVVCRPDDESLDLESIKELFADWMTLQKWHDMKKVFEHWSSCYDKNGKLNKPDVGLYNHYLRANLMLKASPSQLLELVSGMESLGNLILKTMYLYKEVDTAVQLLDRMIESEKETDKGSEQDVVCRPDDESLETKMK; this is encoded by the exons ATGGCGATGAACATAATCTTCAACCGATCTCGACCTCTTCTCCTGAGAACCCTCAAACCAATCTTCTCCAAACCCATCTCCACCTCCCCATTTCTCTCTCAACAACCCCAACCCCTCTCCCCTGATCCACCCACCCCGGCCCCATCCTCCCAAACCTCCTCAGCTACCTGGACCCACCCCCCTGGGTCCACCCATTCTCTGGTCCCACTTGACTTTCTACAGACCCATGTTGTCAAACTTGAGAGAATTGCAGAGTCCTTGGATTTGGAGTCGATAAAGGAGCTTTTTGCTGATTGGATGACATTGCAGAAATGGCATGATATGAAGAAGGTGTTTGAGCATTGGAGCAGTTGTTATGATAAGAATGGGAAGCTCAATAAGCCTGATGTGGGGTTGTATAATCATTATTTGAAAGCTAATTTGATGTTGAAAGCGTCGCCTAGTCAGTTGCTTGAGTTGGTTTCTGGGATGGAAAGCTTAGGGAATTTGATTCTCAAGACTATGTATCTCTATAAGGAGGTCGATACTGCTGTCCAATTGCTTGATAG GATGATCGAGTCAGAAAAAGAGACAGATAAAGGCAGTGAACAAGATGTAGTCTGTAGGCCTGATGATGAGTCCTTGGATTTGGAGTCGATAAAGGAGCTTTTTGCTGATTGGATGACATTGCAGAAATGGCATGATATGAAGAAGGTGTTTGAGCATTGGAGCAGTTGTTATGATAAGAATGGGAAGCTCAATAAGCCTGATGTGGGGTTGTATAATCATTATTTGAGAGCTAATTTGATGTTGAAAGCGTCGCCTAGTCAGTTGCTTGAGTTGGTTTCTGGGATGGAAAGCTTAGGGAATTTGATTCTCAAGACTATGTATCTCTATAAGGAGGTCGATACTGCTGTCCAATTGCTTGATAG GATGATCGAGTCAGAAAAAGAGACAGATAAAGGCAGTGAACAAGATGTAGTCTGCAGGCCTGATGATGAGTCACTGGAAACAAAGATGAAGTAG
- the LOC108199333 gene encoding pentatricopeptide repeat-containing protein At1g26460, mitochondrial isoform X2: protein MAMNIIFNRSRPLLLRTLKPIFSKPISTSPFLSQQPQPLSPDPPTPAPSSQTSSATWTHPPGSTHSLVPLDFLQTHVVKLERIAESLDLESIKELFADWMTLQKWHDMKKVFEHWSSCYDKNGKLNKPDVGLYNHYLKANLMLKASPSQLLELVSGMESLGNLILKTMYLYKEVDTAVQLLDRMIESEKETDKGSEQDVVCRPDDESLDLESIKELFADWMTLQKWHDMKKVFEHWSSCYDKNGKLNKPDVGLYNHYLRANLMLKASPSQLLELVSGMESLGNLILKTMYLYKEVDTAVQLLDRLLRVGTNKNNVCFLLQFHMYIHKLKN, encoded by the exons ATGGCGATGAACATAATCTTCAACCGATCTCGACCTCTTCTCCTGAGAACCCTCAAACCAATCTTCTCCAAACCCATCTCCACCTCCCCATTTCTCTCTCAACAACCCCAACCCCTCTCCCCTGATCCACCCACCCCGGCCCCATCCTCCCAAACCTCCTCAGCTACCTGGACCCACCCCCCTGGGTCCACCCATTCTCTGGTCCCACTTGACTTTCTACAGACCCATGTTGTCAAACTTGAGAGAATTGCAGAGTCCTTGGATTTGGAGTCGATAAAGGAGCTTTTTGCTGATTGGATGACATTGCAGAAATGGCATGATATGAAGAAGGTGTTTGAGCATTGGAGCAGTTGTTATGATAAGAATGGGAAGCTCAATAAGCCTGATGTGGGGTTGTATAATCATTATTTGAAAGCTAATTTGATGTTGAAAGCGTCGCCTAGTCAGTTGCTTGAGTTGGTTTCTGGGATGGAAAGCTTAGGGAATTTGATTCTCAAGACTATGTATCTCTATAAGGAGGTCGATACTGCTGTCCAATTGCTTGATAG GATGATCGAGTCAGAAAAAGAGACAGATAAAGGCAGTGAACAAGATGTAGTCTGTAGGCCTGATGATGAGTCCTTGGATTTGGAGTCGATAAAGGAGCTTTTTGCTGATTGGATGACATTGCAGAAATGGCATGATATGAAGAAGGTGTTTGAGCATTGGAGCAGTTGTTATGATAAGAATGGGAAGCTCAATAAGCCTGATGTGGGGTTGTATAATCATTATTTGAGAGCTAATTTGATGTTGAAAGCGTCGCCTAGTCAGTTGCTTGAGTTGGTTTCTGGGATGGAAAGCTTAGGGAATTTGATTCTCAAGACTATGTATCTCTATAAGGAGGTCGATACTGCTGTCCAATTGCTTGATAG GCTGTTAAGAGTGGGAACTAACAAAAATAATGTGTGCTTCTTGCTTCAATttcatatgtatatacataagTTAAAAAACTAA